Proteins encoded within one genomic window of Vanrija pseudolonga chromosome 3, complete sequence:
- the Myt1 gene encoding Membrane-associated tyrosine- and threonine-specific cdc2-inhibitory kinase, with amino-acid sequence MPYDTMTSMAESSMAASATTIRPRKPLSASHRPTTWYLGAQGPRSGAGALGADLYTPVEQKSPNPFHAPPTSFRSPHSSIKGKHKLSPSPSPRAGMAYEFSSPVSRPALAALTPNRQSDSSSSPGAESPTPAIPPSKLHLADDDSPIRHVPGHSRSLAAARNRSGVDLFSPEPPASPTLRHHSKSDMDDSPTANKILSAQRHHHAPPTPLFQSLRASQSQDCNPWKQPRNNSSRIPRLSISHPIRPRSGSLAQKKAVSLGDIQVDKMEDSPFGTAFMHARKARSSLGPAPVGFSGRERRRASGEQSISRSVGHKSGLSLSLSAGLVSMPDFATSNSSISSASSSSITPPPSAESLFENVKPNPEVFEAAASGIKQKFKPRDSTGSLPGAEEDRAKMPPPSVLRINTAPKVEYSVKRARSLGNRPIETPIEAPTDLASKFDFVVEGVSSFAFGKNDDKLTMPDTPVKKQAFGGRSSGRIQMSLSHPVLGTQQEVVYNEPMPSLSAPSPTPSSARKSPSVPQLTITATSSPDSAMDTDEQSPTVPLGSARKANGEPTRLGILRRISSTIGSSDCSEDESTPTKGGGEGKILTQASTLTTPTPSPKAPTSHNAAPVQVQKDGLVPRLSLPTFGQSKSHKRLSHRQSHPLAPPSNLPDEEDIFESRFVSMQPLGKGAFSTVLQVRERHGEGIFAVKRTRGVFDGVKARLRHLEEVDILRHLSNPPNPHVIHFVDAWEQNRQLFIQTEACVGSLAAFLAVFGEEHERLDEGRVWKLVRDLSDGINHIHSHGVIHFDIKPDNILVGADKSLKIADFGLATRWPRISPAEIIAGSGLAGSVGTIIKEEKLEREGDRVYMPPEELRGVFVMAADIFSFGLVVLESAMNIYLPDGGPSWHALRDNNFAWLDLSPLSPALADLIVNCLQAVPEARPTIAQVVEHPVVQRSYTGGAALAPEDPSWLISVLGGGGFAPSPRATIGSIDIEGDVVME; translated from the coding sequence ATGCCTTACGACACCATGACCAGCATGGCAGAGAGCTCAatggcggcctcggcaacaACAATCAGGCCACGCAAGCCGCTCTCGGCCTCGCACAGGCCAACAACTTGGTATCTGGGAGCACAGGGACCACGGAGCGGTGCTGGCGCACTCGGCGCTGACTTATACACGCCGGTCGAGCAAAAGTCGCCCAACCCGTTCCATGCGCCCCCAACAAGTTTCCGCTCGCCCCACTCATCCATCAAGGGCAAGCACAAGCTCTCCCCCTCTCCGTCTCCCCGCGCTGGGATGGCCTACGAGTTTTCTTCACCAGTTTCCCGTCCCGCGCTGGCCGCATTGACGCCGAACCGGCagtccgactcgtcgtcgtcaccggGCGCAGAGAGCCCCACCCCGGCGATCCCCCCATCAAAACTTCATCTcgcagacgacgacagcccGATTCGCCATGTCCCAGGACACAGCAGAAGTCTGGCTGCAGCAAGAAATCGTAGCGGGGTCGACTTATTTTCCCCCGAACCACCGGCCAGCCCCACGCTTCGCCACCACAGCAAGAGCGACATGGATGACTCACCGACGGCAAACAAGATCCTCTCGGCTCAGAGACACCACCATGCGCCCCCAACACCCCTGTTCCAGAGCCTCCGCGCGTCCCAGTCGCAGGACTGTAACCCCTGGAAGCAGCCCCGCAACAACTCGTCGAGGATACCTCGTCTGTCAATCTCGCACCCCATTCGGCCAAGATCCGGAAGTCTCGCCCAGAAGAAGGCAGTGTCACTTGGTGACATCCAGGTTGACAAGATGGAGGACTCACCGTTCGGCACCGCCTTCATGCATGCGCGCAAGGCCAGATCGTCATTGGGGCCGGCCCCCGTTGGCTTTTCCGGTCGTGAGCGCAGAAGAGCATCCGGCGAGCAgtccatctcgcgctcggtTGGCCACAAGTCGGgcctctcgctctcgctctccgCCGGGTTAGTCTCCATGCCCGACTTTGCGACCTCGAActcgtccatctcctcggcTTCATCATCGAGCATCACCCCACCACCTTCCGCTGAGTCTCTGTTCGAGAATGTCAAGCCCAACCCCGAGGTGTTCGAGGCCGCGGCTTCGGGCATCAAGCAGAAGTTCAAGCCCCGCGACTCGACTGGCTCGCTCCCCGGGGCTGAAGAGGACCGCGCCAAGATGCCACCGCCATCTGTGCTTCGCATCAACACGGCTCCCAAGGTCGAGTACTCGGTCAAGAGAGCGAGATCACTGGGCAACCGGCCAATCGAGACGCCCATCGAGGCCCCCACCGACTTGGCCAGCAAGTTTGACTTTGTCGTTGAAGGCGTCTCTAGCTTTGCCTTTGGCAAGaacgacgacaagctcaccaTGCCCGACACGCCCGTCAAGAAGCAGGCTTTTGGCGGACGGTCATCTGGCCGAATCCAAATGTCGCTGTCGCACCCCGTTCTTGGGACGCAGCAGGAGGTCGTGTACAATGAGCCAATGCCCTCGCTCTCTGCGCCTTCTCCAACGCCTTCGTCGGCCCGCAAGTCACCTTCTGTGCCCCAGTTGACGATCACGGCAACCTCGTCCCCCGACAGCGCCATGGACACGGATGAGCAGAGCCCAACGGTCCCACTTGGCTCTGCCCGCAAGGCCAACGGCGAACCAACTCGACTGGGCATTCTTCGCCGCATCAGCAGCACCATTGGCAGCAGCGACtgcagcgaggacgagtcgaCTCCGaccaagggcggcggcgagggcaagatCCTGACGCAAGCGTCGACGTTGACCACCCCTACGCCATCGCCCAAGGCTCCCACCTCGCACAACGCGGCCCCCGTCCAGGTCCAGAAGGACGGTCTGGTGCCTCGCTTATCGCTGCCGACATTCGGCCAGTCCAAGAGCCACAAGAGACTGAGCCACCGCCAGTCGCACCCCCTTGCCCCGCCCAGCAACCtgcccgacgaggaggacattTTCGAGTCGCGCTTCGTCTCCATGCAGCCACTCGGCAAGGGCGCATTCTCGACCGTGCTccaggtgcgcgagcgccacgGCGAGGGAATCTTTGCCGTCAAGCGCACCCGCGGTGTCTTTGACGGTGTCAAGGCGCGCCTCCGACacctcgaggaggttgacATTCTCCGTCACCTGTCGAACCCGCCCAACCCCCACGTCATCCACTTTGTCGACGCCTGGGAGCAGAACCGCCAGCTGTTTATCCAAACCGAGGCATGCGTCGGCTCGCTTGCGGCCTTCCTCGCTGTTTTCGGCGAAGAGCACGAACGACTGGACGAGGGACGCGTGTGGAAGCTCGTCCGCGACCTCAGCGACGGTATCAACCACATCCACTCGCACGGTGTCATCCACTTTGACATCAAGCCCGACAATAttcttgtcggcgccgacaagagCCTCAAGATTGCCGACTTTGGTCTCGCTACTCGCTGGCCGAGGATCTCACCCGCCGAGATCATTGCTGGCTCTGGTCTTGCCGGCTCTGTCGGTACCAtcatcaaggaggagaagctcgagcgcgagggcgaccgcGTCTACATGCCGCCCGAGGAGCTCCGCGGCGTGTTCGTCATGGCCGCCGACATCTTCAGCtttggcctcgtcgtcctcgaaTCGGCCATGAACATTTACCTCCCCGACGGCGGCCCGAGCTGgcacgcgctgcgcgacaaCAACTTTGCGTGGCTCGACCTCTCTCCGCTGTCCcctgcgctcgccgacctcattGTCAACTGTCTCCAGGCTGTGCCTGAGGCACGTCCGACAATCGCCCAGGTTGTCGAGCACCCGGTCGTCCAGCGATCATAcactggcggcgcggcgctggctccCGAGGACCCCAGCTGGCTCATCAGCGTCCTCGGTGGTGGGGGCTTTGCTCCTTCCCCCCGCGCTACCATCGGCTCCATCGACATCGAGGGCGACGTTGTCATGGAATAA
- the gpatch11 gene encoding G patch domain-containing protein 11 codes for MSDSEDDFMSDKFLVEAPTANKTYSQRRSHAALKAERKVRADNAAPRREEEAARRHAGLNTSLFDTPAQPEAGGSGQAKAMGLMMKMGWKVGEGLGRRRSASPERAPKAAAYDDDAPRAGLGARQADTAGGRAEPIRISMWAGRKGLAARSPSPPPLLNPRRTNPDYLAPERHAALAADADAFRGRRGADSAAKKAERDAGKARALLQEMDEARGVKFHPLWAQPGNPAALPRELLRLIYPDEVSSRSASEELEEVPLPVPVAASARENNMSAAERLRAQMRRDMLSDLGGGEGEDEDIRFGVAPPKDDDEDKPAPAGADEAEIDWPSLVSGTKRVLSLTPQEHLAFLVSQLRTEHLFCFWCGSKYASFEEMDGPGGCPGEDEDDH; via the exons ATGTCCGACTCTGAGGACGACTTCATGTCGGACAAGTTCCTCGTCGAAGCGCCGACCGCGAACAAGACGTACTCGCAGCGCAGGTCGcacgcggcgctcaaggccgagcgcaaggtGCGCGCGGACAATGCCGCCCCGaggcgggaggaggaggccgcgcggAGGCACGCTGGCTTGAACACGAGCTTGTTCgacacgcccgcccagcccgaggccggcggcagcggacAGGCCAAGGCGATGGGGCTTATGATGAAGATGGGCTGGAAGGTCGGCGAGGGAttgggccggcggcggagcgctAGCCCCGAGCGGGCGCCGAAGGCGGCagcgtacgacgacgacgcgccgcgtgccgggctcggcgcgcgccaggcggACACGGCAGGGGGCAGGGCCGAGCCGATCCGGATCTCGATGTGGGCTG GACGTAAaggcctcgcggcgcgcagcccgtcCCCGCCACCACTACTAAACCCGCGCCGCACGAACCCCGACTATCTAGCCCCAgagcggcacgcggcgctcgcggccgacgcggacgcgttccgaggccgtcgtggcgccgactcggcggccaagaaggccgagcgGGACGCGGGCAAGGCGCGGGCGCTCCTGCaggagatggacgaggcgaggggcGTCAAG TTCCACCCGCTCTGGGCACAGCCAGGcaaccccgccgcgctcccgcgcgagctgctgcgcctgATCTATCCGGACGAGGTGTCGTCGCGCTCTGCATCGGaagagctcgaggaggtgccTCTCCCTGTACCGGTGGCGGCGTCCGCGCGCGAGAACAACATGTCGGCTGCGGAACGGCTGAGGGCGCAGATGCGCCGCGATATGCTGTCTGacttgggcggcggcgagggggaggacgaggataTCAGGTTTGGtgtcgcgccgcccaaggacgacgacgaggacaagccggcgccggctggcgcTGACGAAGCCGAGATTGACTGGCCTTCGCTCGTGTCGGGCACGAAACGCGTGCTGTCCCTCACGCCGCAGGAACACCTCGCGTTCCTCGTCTCTCAGCTGCGTACCGAGCACCTCTTCTGCTTCTGGTGTGGGTCGAAGTATGCTAGCTTTGAGGAGATGGATGGGCCTGGCGGGTGTcctggcgaggacgaggatgatcACTAG